The following proteins are co-located in the Aeromicrobium phoceense genome:
- a CDS encoding dihydrofolate reductase family protein: MSSPRSGRRSTATRQGRRGKGEIFAAVPPEADAASQRWNLELLDRVDHVLLGRRTYDLFVQYWPGADDPIAERVNAIPKVVCSRSLDAAPWGGFAPARVVPDASAHLRSFHDGTDGVVLVWGSLSIVHELVEAGQLDELDLFVAPVVLGGGTPLLPAPVGLRQRAVEDLGGATHLRLALAPR; this comes from the coding sequence ATGTCATCGCCCAGGAGTGGACGTCGCTCGACGGCTACGCGGCAGGGCCGTCGGGGGAAGGGCGAGATCTTCGCCGCCGTTCCGCCGGAGGCCGACGCCGCGAGTCAGCGCTGGAACCTCGAGCTGCTCGACCGGGTGGACCACGTCCTGCTCGGACGCCGGACCTACGACCTGTTCGTCCAGTACTGGCCCGGGGCCGACGACCCGATCGCCGAGCGGGTCAACGCGATCCCGAAGGTCGTGTGCTCGCGGTCGCTCGACGCGGCACCGTGGGGAGGGTTCGCACCCGCCCGCGTCGTGCCGGACGCCTCGGCGCACCTGCGCTCGTTCCACGACGGCACGGACGGCGTCGTCCTGGTCTGGGGATCGCTGTCGATCGTGCACGAGCTGGTCGAGGCCGGGCAGCTCGACGAGCTGGACCTCTTCGTCGCGCCGGTCGTCCTCGGTGGTGGCACTCCGCTGCTGCCTGCTCCGGTCGGTCTGCGGCAGCGCGCGGTCGAGGACCTCGGCGGTGCCACGCACCTCCGCCTCGCCCTCGCGCCGCGCTGA
- a CDS encoding zinc-dependent alcohol dehydrogenase, giving the protein MKAMVYRGPYRVRVEEKDRPRIEHPNDAIVRVTRAAICGSDLHLFHGMMPDTRVGTTFGHEFIGVVDEVGPSVRNVKPGDRVMVPFNVFCGTCYFCAKGLYSNCHNVNPNATAVGGIYGYSHTSGGYDGGQAEYVRVPFADVGPTVIPGWMHEEDALMCTDALPTGYFGAQLGGIHEGDVVVVFGAGPVGLFAAKSAWLMGAGRVIVVDHLSDRLEFAQRFARAETVHFGHVNDVVVHLKKITDDIGADVVIDAVGAEADGNLLQHVTSAKLKLQGGSPIALNWAIDSVRKGGTVAVVGAYGPMFSAVKFGDAMNKGLTLRMNQCPVKRQWPRLFEHIRNGHISPREIITHRIPLDHIAEGYHLFSSKLDGCIKPVVVPAT; this is encoded by the coding sequence ATGAAGGCGATGGTGTACCGAGGCCCCTACCGGGTCCGGGTCGAGGAGAAGGACCGTCCGAGGATCGAGCACCCGAACGACGCGATCGTGCGCGTCACCCGCGCCGCCATCTGCGGCTCGGACCTGCACCTGTTCCACGGGATGATGCCGGACACGCGCGTCGGCACCACGTTCGGGCACGAGTTCATCGGCGTCGTGGACGAGGTCGGTCCCTCGGTGCGGAACGTCAAGCCCGGCGACCGCGTCATGGTGCCGTTCAACGTCTTCTGCGGGACCTGCTACTTCTGCGCCAAGGGCCTGTACTCGAACTGCCACAACGTGAACCCGAACGCCACGGCGGTCGGCGGCATCTACGGCTACTCGCACACCAGCGGCGGCTACGACGGCGGCCAGGCGGAGTACGTCCGCGTGCCGTTCGCCGACGTCGGTCCCACGGTGATCCCCGGGTGGATGCACGAGGAGGACGCGCTGATGTGCACCGACGCGCTCCCGACCGGCTACTTCGGGGCGCAGCTCGGCGGGATCCACGAGGGCGACGTGGTGGTCGTCTTCGGCGCCGGCCCGGTGGGGCTGTTCGCCGCGAAGTCGGCCTGGCTGATGGGTGCGGGCCGCGTGATCGTGGTCGACCACCTGTCCGACCGGCTGGAGTTCGCCCAGCGGTTCGCCCGCGCCGAGACCGTGCACTTCGGCCACGTGAACGACGTCGTCGTGCACCTGAAGAAGATCACCGACGACATCGGCGCCGACGTGGTGATCGACGCGGTGGGCGCCGAGGCCGACGGCAACCTCCTCCAGCACGTCACCTCCGCCAAGCTCAAGCTGCAGGGTGGATCGCCGATCGCACTGAACTGGGCGATCGACTCGGTGCGCAAGGGCGGCACCGTGGCCGTGGTGGGCGCCTACGGCCCGATGTTCAGCGCGGTGAAGTTCGGCGACGCCATGAACAAGGGACTGACCCTGCGGATGAACCAGTGCCCGGTGAAGCGCCAGTGGCCCCGACTGTTCGAGCACATCCGCAACGGCCACATCAGCCCGCGCGAGATCATCACGCACCGCATCCCCCTCGACCACATCGCCGAGGGCTACCACCTGTTCTCCAGCAAGCTCGACGGCTGCATCAAGCCCGTCGTCGTCCCCGCGACCTGA
- a CDS encoding VOC family protein: MSAYPRILQTVIDATDVRRTAEFYRELFGLEYRPGDEPPAEGDEDHVDWLVLRGTDGGHGLAFQQAEELKRTTWPDPEVPMQLHLDTSVPDVEELERQRARAEALGATIILDRTDDTEEPLYVFADPEGHPFCIFVGD, from the coding sequence ATGAGCGCGTATCCCCGGATCCTGCAGACGGTCATCGATGCCACCGACGTGCGGCGGACGGCCGAGTTCTACCGCGAGCTCTTCGGGCTCGAGTACCGGCCAGGTGACGAGCCGCCGGCCGAGGGAGACGAGGACCACGTGGACTGGCTCGTCCTCCGCGGCACCGACGGTGGGCACGGCCTGGCGTTCCAGCAGGCCGAGGAGCTCAAGCGGACCACGTGGCCGGATCCCGAGGTGCCGATGCAGCTGCACCTCGACACTTCGGTGCCCGACGTGGAGGAGCTCGAGCGTCAGCGCGCCCGCGCCGAGGCGCTGGGCGCCACGATCATCCTCGATCGCACCGACGACACCGAGGAGCCGCTCTACGTCTTCGCCGACCCCGAGGGGCACCCGTTCTGCATCTTCGTCGGCGACTGA
- a CDS encoding MFS transporter: MRTPALYLGSYVVSVLGNSIAAIALPLIVLQATGSAMSAGWVAAATAVPAVLAGLFMGVVIDRINRVTSSVVTDLVSAAAVAALPIVDGLVGLEVAWFVLFGIIGSLGDVPGMTAREALLPGIARESRLSLERLIGLRESLGSISLLIGPAVAGLLMTLFEGSTVLWITAGTSLLAALLTLGLPRGVGTIEDVPTTAPRGAWEEFVEGWRLLTRTRLIAMVTGLMLFSVMVLSAFQALILPVHFTLIDRPGLLGFVLTSIAAGLLVGSAVYIVLARRFTRRAWLVSGLAVSSLGFAVIGLLPPTWLLFTAGFVLGLGSGLCGALLGLLTVSGVPETALGRVMGTQNALVTAAAPAAILLAAVVIEHVSLTAAALGFVALWVVTSVVAVAGPALRDLEPTEPESIDA; the protein is encoded by the coding sequence ATGCGGACACCAGCGCTCTACCTCGGCTCCTACGTCGTCTCGGTCCTCGGCAACTCGATCGCGGCCATCGCGCTGCCGCTCATCGTGCTCCAGGCGACGGGCAGCGCGATGTCGGCGGGCTGGGTGGCCGCGGCGACCGCGGTGCCCGCGGTACTGGCCGGGCTGTTCATGGGCGTCGTCATCGACCGGATCAACCGCGTGACGTCCTCGGTGGTCACGGACCTCGTCTCGGCCGCCGCGGTCGCGGCGCTGCCGATCGTCGACGGGCTGGTGGGGCTCGAGGTCGCGTGGTTCGTCCTGTTCGGGATCATCGGCTCGCTCGGCGACGTCCCGGGCATGACGGCCCGCGAGGCGCTGCTGCCGGGGATCGCGCGGGAGTCGCGGCTCTCCCTGGAGCGGCTCATCGGGCTGCGCGAGTCGCTCGGCAGCATCTCGCTGCTGATCGGGCCGGCCGTCGCGGGCCTGCTCATGACCCTGTTCGAGGGGTCGACGGTCCTGTGGATCACCGCCGGCACCTCACTGCTCGCCGCGTTGCTGACCCTCGGCCTTCCCCGGGGCGTCGGGACCATCGAGGACGTGCCCACCACGGCCCCGCGGGGCGCCTGGGAGGAGTTCGTCGAGGGCTGGCGACTCCTGACCCGGACCCGCCTCATCGCGATGGTCACCGGACTGATGCTGTTCTCGGTCATGGTGCTGTCGGCGTTCCAGGCGCTCATCCTGCCGGTGCACTTCACCCTCATCGACCGGCCGGGACTGCTGGGCTTCGTGCTCACCTCGATCGCGGCGGGCCTGCTCGTCGGCAGTGCGGTCTACATCGTGCTGGCCCGGCGGTTCACCCGGCGCGCCTGGCTCGTCAGCGGTCTGGCCGTGTCGTCGCTCGGCTTCGCCGTGATCGGCCTGCTCCCGCCGACCTGGCTGCTCTTCACCGCAGGCTTCGTCCTGGGACTCGGCAGCGGACTGTGCGGGGCACTGCTCGGCCTGCTGACGGTCAGCGGCGTCCCGGAGACTGCGCTCGGCCGGGTGATGGGCACCCAGAATGCACTCGTCACCGCGGCGGCCCCCGCCGCGATCCTGCTCGCCGCGGTCGTGATCGAGCACGTCAGCCTCACCGCGGCCGCGCTCGGCTTCGTGGCACTGTGGGTCGTGACATCGGTCGTCGCGGTCGCGGGCCCCGCGCTGCGCGACCTCGAGCCGACCGAACCGGAGTCCATCGATGCGTAG
- a CDS encoding zf-TFIIB domain-containing protein produces the protein MKCPNDSTTLVMSERSGVEIDYCPECRGVWLDRGELDKIIDRAESEASRSVPPAPAAAPPRDDRYASRPSYDDRDRRYDDRRYSGKKKSHWLGELFD, from the coding sequence ATGAAGTGCCCCAATGACTCGACGACCCTGGTGATGAGCGAGCGCTCCGGCGTGGAGATCGACTACTGCCCCGAGTGCCGGGGCGTGTGGCTCGACCGCGGCGAGCTCGACAAGATCATCGATCGCGCGGAGTCCGAGGCGTCGCGCTCGGTCCCGCCCGCTCCCGCGGCCGCTCCGCCGCGCGACGACCGCTACGCGTCGCGCCCGAGCTACGACGACCGCGACCGTCGCTACGACGACCGTCGCTACAGCGGCAAGAAGAAGAGCCACTGGCTGGGCGAGCTGTTCGACTGA
- a CDS encoding cytochrome c oxidase assembly protein, whose translation MRPPAAHAAERSSSWLPPLLVLLVLVGAYLGAALLHRKRRGRAWSAWRAASWTAGAVGIALALAPPLADAHTAQAHMVQHLLLGMLAPIGLVLGAPVTLLLTVLAPPAARRVTALLRTRAFHVLSHPVTTALLNVGGMFVLYLTPLFALSAQSPAVHHLVHAHFLVAGYLFAWSIAGPDPAPRRPSMTLRVVVLVLAGAAHAFLAKLLYARAGELPPGSDFTVADMQRAAQWMYYGGDVAEILLAVALFATWLGRRRDHPRQGGVARATVGTPRP comes from the coding sequence GTGAGGCCCCCCGCGGCGCACGCGGCGGAGCGCTCGTCCTCGTGGCTCCCGCCGCTCCTGGTGCTGCTCGTGCTGGTGGGCGCCTACCTGGGCGCCGCCCTCCTGCACCGGAAGCGTCGGGGCCGGGCGTGGAGCGCGTGGCGGGCGGCCTCGTGGACCGCCGGCGCCGTGGGGATCGCCCTCGCGCTCGCGCCGCCGCTCGCCGACGCGCACACCGCGCAGGCCCACATGGTGCAGCACCTGCTGCTCGGCATGCTGGCGCCGATCGGCCTCGTGCTCGGGGCGCCCGTGACCCTCCTGCTGACGGTGCTGGCGCCGCCGGCCGCGCGCCGGGTCACCGCGCTGCTGCGGACCCGGGCCTTCCACGTGCTCTCCCATCCGGTGACCACGGCCTTGCTGAACGTCGGCGGAATGTTCGTGCTCTACCTGACGCCCCTGTTCGCGCTGTCGGCGCAGAGCCCTGCCGTCCACCACCTGGTGCACGCGCACTTCCTCGTGGCCGGCTACCTGTTCGCGTGGTCGATCGCCGGGCCCGACCCCGCGCCCCGACGGCCCTCGATGACCCTGCGGGTCGTGGTGCTGGTCCTCGCCGGGGCGGCCCACGCGTTCCTCGCGAAGCTGCTCTACGCCCGCGCGGGCGAGCTCCCGCCCGGGAGCGACTTCACCGTCGCTGACATGCAGCGGGCCGCGCAGTGGATGTACTACGGCGGTGACGTCGCCGAGATCCTGCTCGCCGTCGCGCTGTTCGCGACGTGGCTGGGCCGGCGCCGAGATCACCCTCGGCAAGGGGGTGTCGCTCGCGCGACCGTGGGTACACCCCGGCCATGA
- a CDS encoding 2'-5' RNA ligase family protein yields the protein MPDQALELSFEPSSAGAVVAQWEALRAAGIPSQADHRSMTNAPHLTLVAAVEVEAAAVSTAREAIAPLLPARIEVRGLVLFGQGPRVTIAHLVEPDASLAAATARIRALVPAVRHPVWTPHVTLARRVPRRLLAEALEVLQSTETPRELIADRLRWWDPAQELIEDVAVARPHS from the coding sequence GTGCCGGACCAAGCCCTCGAGCTCAGCTTCGAGCCCTCCTCCGCGGGCGCCGTCGTGGCGCAGTGGGAGGCGCTCAGGGCCGCGGGGATCCCCTCGCAGGCCGACCACCGCTCGATGACCAACGCGCCGCACCTCACCCTCGTGGCGGCGGTCGAGGTCGAGGCCGCCGCCGTGTCGACGGCGCGCGAGGCGATCGCTCCCCTCCTGCCCGCGCGGATCGAGGTGCGAGGGCTGGTCCTGTTCGGCCAGGGACCTCGTGTGACCATCGCCCACCTCGTCGAGCCGGACGCGTCCCTGGCGGCCGCCACGGCGCGGATCCGCGCGCTGGTCCCGGCCGTGCGGCACCCGGTCTGGACCCCGCACGTCACGCTGGCCCGGCGCGTGCCCCGCCGCCTGCTCGCCGAGGCGCTCGAGGTGCTCCAGTCCACCGAGACCCCGCGCGAACTCATCGCCGACCGGCTCCGCTGGTGGGACCCAGCGCAGGAGCTCATCGAGGACGTCGCGGTCGCCCGCCCCCACTCGTGA
- a CDS encoding VOC family protein produces the protein MLTNRSAPHARVTPVLIVADVRAAVAWYGEVLGFVEHVRIGEGHRAQLGLPDGPAAELVVAEVRPGRRTPLPQTSHQVMFKVADVAEVVERALARGARLVDEMHDWEYGERQAAIEDPFGHQWVLNQTLRDVDPAEWGGTTVTPRPSSS, from the coding sequence GTGCTCACGAACCGGTCGGCACCGCACGCCCGGGTGACCCCTGTCCTGATCGTGGCCGACGTCCGCGCGGCCGTGGCCTGGTACGGGGAGGTGCTCGGTTTCGTCGAGCACGTCCGCATCGGCGAGGGGCACCGCGCGCAGCTGGGCCTGCCCGACGGGCCCGCCGCAGAGCTCGTCGTCGCCGAGGTGCGTCCTGGGCGGCGGACGCCGCTGCCCCAGACCTCCCACCAGGTGATGTTCAAGGTCGCCGACGTGGCAGAGGTCGTCGAGAGAGCCCTGGCGCGCGGCGCCCGCCTGGTCGATGAGATGCACGACTGGGAGTACGGCGAGCGCCAGGCCGCCATCGAGGACCCCTTCGGTCACCAGTGGGTGCTCAACCAGACCCTGCGCGACGTCGACCCTGCGGAGTGGGGCGGAACCACCGTCACCCCGCGGCCCTCTTCCTCCTAG
- a CDS encoding HNH endonuclease signature motif containing protein: protein MSWSRAVVTGDAVRRARAVAEFEEWEFVASFHAKRTAEIDRTDEIPLSKDLARREVILELARALHVTEHQVWAMVSESATVAARVPGVWQSFRDGDLDAVRVTAIADTAERLETPQAWAVLEASAPEYAATHTIAELRAWLRRLRARLEPDEAEAERARAVEQRRVSITHNDDGTSWLNALLPTGLAIAVGERLRRAAKALPTVDPESGERDRRTRDQKQADLVADWLTSCTGPGDIRAEIAVSIHATDLIGLTNGPGLTLDGEPVGAEWVRELAQSEHAVFRRLVLDPVGEVLDTTVLKYRPPESLRQALRWRDGTCRVVGCRAPVHETDLDHAKAYDGGGATTGSNLTSSKYIIQNGTGTSSWTHIIER from the coding sequence ATGAGCTGGAGCCGAGCGGTGGTCACGGGTGACGCAGTGCGTCGCGCGCGGGCGGTCGCGGAGTTCGAGGAGTGGGAGTTCGTCGCCTCGTTCCACGCCAAGCGCACCGCCGAGATCGACCGGACGGACGAGATCCCGCTGTCGAAGGACCTCGCGCGCCGCGAGGTCATCCTCGAGCTGGCCCGAGCCCTCCATGTCACCGAGCACCAGGTCTGGGCGATGGTCAGCGAGTCCGCCACGGTCGCCGCACGGGTCCCCGGCGTGTGGCAGTCGTTCCGCGACGGCGACCTCGACGCGGTGCGGGTCACCGCGATCGCCGACACCGCCGAACGCCTCGAGACCCCGCAGGCTTGGGCCGTGCTGGAGGCCTCGGCGCCCGAGTACGCAGCCACCCACACGATCGCCGAGCTGCGCGCGTGGCTGCGCCGGCTCCGCGCGCGCCTCGAGCCCGACGAGGCCGAGGCGGAGCGGGCACGGGCCGTCGAGCAGCGCCGCGTTTCCATCACCCACAACGACGACGGCACCTCCTGGCTGAACGCGCTGCTGCCCACGGGCCTGGCCATCGCGGTCGGCGAGCGGCTCCGTCGGGCCGCGAAGGCCCTCCCGACGGTCGATCCGGAGTCGGGCGAGCGAGACCGTCGCACCCGCGACCAGAAGCAGGCGGACCTCGTCGCCGACTGGCTGACCTCCTGCACCGGCCCCGGCGACATCCGGGCCGAGATCGCCGTGAGCATCCACGCGACCGACCTCATCGGCCTCACGAACGGTCCGGGCCTCACCCTCGACGGCGAACCGGTCGGGGCCGAGTGGGTCCGCGAGCTGGCCCAGTCCGAGCACGCCGTGTTCCGCAGGCTGGTCCTCGACCCGGTCGGCGAGGTCCTCGACACCACCGTCCTGAAGTACCGGCCGCCCGAATCACTCCGCCAGGCACTCCGCTGGCGGGACGGAACCTGCAGGGTGGTCGGCTGCCGCGCCCCGGTCCACGAGACCGACCTCGACCACGCCAAGGCCTACGACGGCGGTGGCGCGACCACCGGATCGAACCTGACAAGTTCGAAATACATCATTCAGAACGGGACGGGAACTAGCTCCTGGACGCATATCATCGAGCGGTGA
- a CDS encoding VOC family protein, giving the protein MPIKLENVAIAVRDLDATIAFFTDLGLTVLGRDTVSGEWTDTAVGLDGNHAKIAMLQTPDGHGRLELFEYIHPDAIETEPTLPNEIGMHRVAFSVDDLDEALEIAARHGCHPLRGVATYEDIYRLTYVRGPSGIIVMLAQELKPAG; this is encoded by the coding sequence ATGCCCATCAAACTCGAGAACGTCGCCATCGCGGTCCGCGACCTCGACGCCACGATCGCCTTCTTCACCGACCTGGGGCTCACCGTCCTGGGGCGCGACACGGTGAGCGGGGAATGGACCGACACCGCGGTCGGGCTCGACGGGAACCACGCGAAGATCGCCATGCTGCAGACGCCCGACGGCCACGGCCGGCTGGAGCTCTTCGAATACATTCACCCCGACGCGATCGAGACCGAGCCGACCCTCCCGAACGAGATCGGCATGCACCGGGTGGCCTTCTCGGTCGACGACCTCGACGAGGCCCTCGAGATCGCCGCACGGCACGGCTGCCACCCGCTGCGCGGCGTGGCGACCTACGAGGACATCTACCGGCTCACGTACGTCCGGGGGCCCAGCGGAATCATCGTGATGCTCGCGCAGGAGCTCAAGCCTGCCGGCTGA
- a CDS encoding MerR family transcriptional regulator: protein MRSGELAELAGVTVRTIRHYHQIGILEEPSRSPNGYREYDVGHLVRVLRIKRLADLGFALQDLPLDDDADHDARLESLDEELAAQIDRLTAQRSVVAALRAGGVAPDLPPELGVRMALASAVGVPPRMARLEREQMLLLAHLGGEEASRLIEDLYDRFAEPAAVAAFGTLYEQFDVIDASTPTAELERLVSESIEAVVATVGDLDLTTPLDLGTAESLLDEHGASHLNPTQLRVLDEIGERLSQRLV from the coding sequence ATGCGTAGCGGGGAGCTCGCCGAGCTCGCGGGCGTGACGGTGCGGACGATCAGGCACTACCACCAGATCGGCATCCTCGAGGAGCCCTCGCGCAGCCCCAACGGCTACCGCGAGTACGACGTCGGTCATCTCGTACGCGTCCTGCGCATCAAGCGGCTGGCCGACCTCGGATTCGCGCTGCAGGACCTGCCGCTGGACGACGACGCCGACCACGACGCGAGGCTGGAGTCCCTCGACGAGGAGCTCGCGGCGCAGATCGACCGGCTGACGGCACAGCGGTCGGTGGTCGCCGCGCTGCGCGCTGGAGGCGTCGCGCCCGACCTGCCGCCCGAGCTGGGCGTCCGCATGGCGCTCGCGTCCGCGGTCGGCGTGCCGCCGCGCATGGCGAGGCTGGAGCGGGAGCAGATGCTGCTGCTCGCGCACCTCGGTGGAGAGGAGGCGTCTCGGCTGATCGAGGACCTCTACGACCGGTTCGCCGAGCCCGCGGCGGTGGCGGCGTTCGGCACGCTCTACGAGCAGTTCGACGTGATCGACGCGTCGACGCCGACGGCCGAGCTCGAGCGGCTGGTGAGCGAGTCCATCGAGGCGGTGGTCGCCACGGTGGGCGACCTCGACCTCACGACGCCTCTCGACCTCGGGACGGCCGAGAGCCTGCTCGACGAGCACGGGGCCAGCCACCTCAATCCCACCCAGCTGCGGGTGCTGGACGAGATCGGCGAGCGGCTGTCGCAGCGGCTCGTCTGA
- a CDS encoding GNAT family N-acetyltransferase, translating to MSDEYELLAEVPAEADYLHLRRASGLSPKSPEQARPALAGGWAACHVRHVPSGRTVAMGRVIGDGGWYFHVVDMAVLPEHQRRGLGDRVLTHLLEVIRRDAPPGAYVSLMADPPGRRLYERHGFVDSAPHSVGMVLRAGA from the coding sequence GTGAGCGACGAGTACGAGCTGCTGGCCGAGGTGCCGGCGGAGGCCGACTACCTGCACCTGCGTCGGGCCTCGGGCCTGAGCCCCAAGTCGCCGGAGCAGGCGCGTCCTGCCCTGGCGGGCGGCTGGGCGGCCTGCCATGTGAGGCACGTCCCCAGCGGCCGCACCGTGGCGATGGGACGGGTCATCGGCGACGGTGGCTGGTACTTCCACGTCGTCGACATGGCGGTGCTCCCCGAGCACCAGCGACGCGGCCTCGGCGACCGCGTCCTCACCCACCTGCTGGAGGTGATCCGCCGTGACGCCCCACCGGGTGCCTACGTGTCGCTCATGGCCGATCCACCGGGCCGGCGGCTCTACGAGCGCCACGGCTTCGTCGACAGCGCCCCGCACTCCGTGGGCATGGTCCTGCGGGCCGGCGCCTGA
- a CDS encoding hemerythrin domain-containing protein, with amino-acid sequence MTSLAHQSRAQLGGPLSVLARQKKDHVRLDRLLQELAVTPPGDQEERVLRRIARLVFPHAFAEESVLWPVMRRVLPDGEALTLQVEEEHQEVNEIWTSLEELGQDDPRREPLLDRLTRVLQDDVRDEEDELFPRLQERVSVGRLRLLGVAWEVVRRIAPTRPHPVVARRPPGNAIAALPLTLTDRARDNLDRVARRSERLRDPATRASAALARLAGRIEMLPPLRMGESSTTSRAPGAGSLPPVEPMGGTA; translated from the coding sequence ATGACCTCACTCGCCCACCAGAGTCGCGCGCAGCTGGGTGGCCCGCTCAGCGTCCTGGCGCGCCAGAAGAAGGACCACGTCCGGCTCGACCGGCTGCTGCAGGAGCTCGCCGTCACCCCGCCCGGTGACCAGGAGGAGCGCGTGCTGCGGCGGATCGCCCGGCTGGTCTTTCCCCACGCCTTCGCCGAGGAGTCCGTGCTCTGGCCCGTGATGCGTCGCGTCCTGCCCGACGGTGAGGCGCTGACGCTCCAGGTCGAGGAGGAGCACCAGGAGGTGAACGAGATCTGGACGTCGCTCGAGGAGCTGGGACAGGACGACCCGCGTCGTGAGCCGCTGCTCGACCGCCTCACGCGGGTGCTGCAGGACGACGTCCGCGACGAGGAGGACGAGCTGTTCCCGCGGCTGCAGGAGCGCGTGTCCGTCGGACGGCTCCGGCTCCTCGGGGTGGCCTGGGAGGTGGTCCGCAGGATCGCGCCGACGCGCCCGCATCCCGTCGTGGCCCGCCGGCCCCCGGGCAACGCGATCGCCGCGCTGCCCCTGACCCTCACGGATCGCGCACGCGACAACCTCGACCGCGTCGCCCGCCGGTCCGAGCGCCTGCGCGATCCGGCCACCCGGGCGAGCGCCGCGCTCGCGCGCCTCGCCGGACGCATCGAGATGCTGCCGCCGCTGCGGATGGGCGAGAGCAGCACCACCAGCAGGGCACCGGGCGCCGGCTCGCTGCCGCCAGTCGAGCCGATGGGAGGAACCGCATGA
- a CDS encoding dienelactone hydrolase family protein has translation MHFHSERRLDGDILERHFTLGEIPGILWTPGSTPAPLILAGHPGGLDGMYPRLLSRSVHAAQHGFASLSIELPGGGDRARVPALERARADLRAALAAGDPVDGIVDALVLPLVELAVPEWQAALDAALSLPEIDDGPVGFSGGVIAIGIRLAVVEPRIAAALLFAGSYVPHSMFEEARRVSIPLHVLLQWDDAGNDRQLALDLFDAFGSAEKTLHANLGGHTGVPAFEADASIRFFLRHLRGRGDH, from the coding sequence ATGCACTTCCACTCCGAACGCCGTCTCGACGGCGACATCCTCGAACGCCACTTCACGCTCGGCGAGATCCCGGGCATCCTCTGGACGCCCGGGTCCACGCCGGCACCACTGATCCTCGCCGGCCATCCGGGCGGCCTGGACGGCATGTATCCCCGGCTGCTGAGCCGGTCCGTCCACGCGGCGCAGCACGGCTTCGCCTCCCTCTCCATCGAGCTGCCCGGAGGCGGTGACCGGGCTCGGGTACCGGCTCTCGAGCGAGCGCGCGCCGACCTGCGTGCGGCCCTCGCAGCCGGGGATCCCGTTGACGGCATCGTCGACGCTCTCGTCCTGCCACTGGTGGAGCTGGCGGTGCCGGAATGGCAGGCGGCGCTGGACGCCGCGCTGTCCCTGCCCGAGATCGACGACGGCCCAGTGGGATTCTCCGGTGGAGTGATCGCCATCGGCATCCGCCTCGCGGTGGTCGAGCCGCGCATCGCGGCCGCCCTGCTGTTCGCCGGCAGCTACGTGCCCCACTCGATGTTCGAGGAGGCCAGGCGGGTCAGCATCCCGTTGCACGTCCTGCTGCAGTGGGACGACGCCGGCAACGACCGCCAGCTGGCCCTGGACCTCTTCGACGCCTTCGGCTCGGCCGAGAAGACGCTGCACGCCAACCTCGGCGGGCACACCGGCGTCCCGGCGTTCGAGGCGGACGCCTCGATCCGGTTCTTCCTGCGGCACCTACGAGGCCGTGGCGACCACTAG
- a CDS encoding recombinase family protein — protein MRDGYRDGVIVYHLDRLARRPMELEQFIAVCECAGVRDVITVTADVDMGNGEGLCMARISVAVAAKESARKSERVKHKLRQNAEMGLPGGEANRPFGFEPDKLTIHEWER, from the coding sequence ATCCGCGATGGCTACCGCGATGGGGTGATCGTCTATCACTTGGACCGTTTGGCGCGGCGTCCGATGGAGCTGGAGCAGTTCATCGCCGTGTGCGAGTGCGCTGGCGTCCGTGACGTGATCACGGTGACCGCGGACGTTGACATGGGCAACGGCGAAGGCTTGTGCATGGCCCGGATTTCTGTGGCGGTGGCCGCGAAGGAGTCGGCGCGCAAGTCCGAGCGGGTCAAGCACAAGCTGCGGCAGAACGCGGAGATGGGACTGCCCGGTGGCGAGGCGAACCGACCGTTCGGGTTTGAGCCGGACAAGCTGACGATCCACGAGTGGGAGCGGTGA